One Ammoniphilus sp. CFH 90114 genomic window carries:
- a CDS encoding sigma 54-interacting transcriptional regulator, with amino-acid sequence MGIAHLVETSVPTIQSQSLVRHAIEIIKHYDVEGIPVLEGEKYMGMVYARKLLGAELDEPVAMHIIADHVTVTEEITLQAFPGLSERYVPIVEAGIYKGCMDRKHLFALIRDQFQQQQSVIDQSYDGILIADAQGYILYINKALEQMTMLKKTELEGMHMTDLVSKGLFRNESVVMKTLQTGKSYTNVQSYKNTGLDTLVTAAPVHDEHGELKFVLANVRDISELTRLQKQLEKSQEITNRYQTELKQLRFENMKSTGKLIAYSQEMDDVLDLVYHVASSDSTVLLLGESGVGKEVMAKILHENSSRVETGTFMKVNCGAIPPNLLESELFGYDQGAFTGAKKGGKPGIFELAHNGTLFLDEIGELPLDMQVKLLRVLQEQEIMRVGGVTPVKINVRIIAATNRDLEEMIRQGTFRQDLYYRLNVVPIKIPPIRERKADIVPLLGHFLKFFNEKYHYSKKFSSEAVDQLMMYGFPGNVRELSNLVERLVLTCREDIMDVHHLPSNVVQDISQTESRLKVAEPRAEEDILMLGWDDPLQEENRFEQLEKEALVKALKRYGSVRKTGKAMGVSHTTVLKKMKKFGLTAGQIP; translated from the coding sequence ATGGGAATTGCACATTTAGTAGAAACCTCTGTCCCAACGATCCAAAGCCAATCGCTGGTCAGGCATGCTATTGAAATTATAAAACACTACGATGTGGAAGGTATTCCTGTTTTAGAAGGGGAGAAATACATGGGGATGGTATACGCCAGGAAGCTCTTGGGTGCTGAACTTGATGAGCCGGTCGCCATGCACATCATTGCAGATCATGTGACGGTAACGGAAGAAATCACACTGCAAGCATTCCCAGGTTTATCCGAACGATATGTACCTATCGTGGAGGCAGGAATATATAAAGGATGCATGGATAGGAAACATCTTTTTGCCTTAATCCGCGATCAGTTCCAACAGCAGCAGTCCGTAATCGATCAGTCTTACGACGGGATCCTGATTGCGGATGCACAGGGATACATCTTGTATATCAACAAGGCACTCGAACAAATGACTATGCTCAAAAAAACAGAGCTAGAGGGCATGCATATGACAGATCTGGTCAGCAAGGGATTGTTTCGTAACGAGTCCGTGGTGATGAAAACGCTACAGACGGGAAAGTCCTATACCAATGTGCAATCCTATAAAAACACAGGCCTTGACACCTTAGTCACTGCAGCTCCTGTCCATGATGAGCACGGCGAATTAAAGTTTGTCCTGGCTAACGTTCGAGATATTTCTGAGCTTACCCGATTGCAGAAGCAGTTGGAAAAGTCTCAAGAGATTACCAACCGCTATCAAACCGAACTCAAGCAGTTGCGTTTTGAAAATATGAAATCCACGGGAAAGCTGATTGCCTATAGCCAAGAGATGGATGATGTTCTTGATTTGGTGTATCATGTGGCTTCGTCAGATTCTACTGTACTGCTTCTGGGGGAATCCGGAGTTGGAAAAGAAGTCATGGCGAAGATATTACATGAAAACAGTTCCCGGGTTGAGACGGGGACCTTCATGAAGGTCAACTGCGGAGCCATTCCTCCCAATTTATTGGAGTCAGAGTTATTCGGATATGATCAGGGTGCTTTTACTGGAGCGAAGAAGGGAGGAAAGCCTGGCATTTTTGAGCTGGCGCACAATGGGACCCTATTTCTCGACGAAATCGGAGAGCTGCCGCTAGACATGCAGGTTAAATTACTTAGAGTCCTTCAGGAGCAAGAAATCATGCGCGTAGGGGGCGTAACGCCCGTTAAGATCAATGTTCGCATCATTGCTGCAACCAATCGCGATTTGGAAGAAATGATAAGACAGGGAACGTTCCGTCAGGACCTATATTACCGCTTAAACGTCGTACCGATTAAAATCCCACCGATTAGAGAACGCAAGGCGGATATTGTTCCTCTACTCGGGCATTTCCTCAAGTTTTTTAATGAAAAATATCATTATTCGAAGAAGTTTTCCAGTGAAGCGGTTGATCAGCTCATGATGTACGGCTTTCCGGGGAATGTCAGAGAGTTGTCCAACCTCGTGGAGCGGCTGGTTTTGACTTGCCGGGAGGATATTATGGATGTCCACCATTTGCCAAGCAATGTCGTTCAGGATATCAGCCAAACAGAATCCCGCTTAAAAGTAGCCGAGCCTCGAGCGGAGGAAGATATCCTGATGCTAGGATGGGACGATCCCCTGCAGGAGGAAAACCGATTTGAACAGCTGGAAAAGGAAGCCTTGGTCAAGGCTTTAAAAAGATACGGATCGGTTCGCAAAACCGGGAAAGCGATGGGGGTATCCCATACCACGGTACTCAAAAAAATGAAGAAATTTGGCCTTACAGCGGGTCAGATCCCATAG
- a CDS encoding DMT family transporter — MKKVIMPHLLLLGACICWGVNPVIGKILNESLHPVALSTLRWLTALLILIPLTLWREKIDFRKVLAHWKLFFFTALFGVTLFQTCTYIAVKFTSPTNTMLINTATPILIACFYYIFRKEVLHRIQVLGMVLATAGVCIVLSQGKLEALLSLDFNTGDLIMVGAVLAWAAYSILSKELMQLFPLLTTISITSLIGVVLLVPAFLWTIIEHPVTGMTWEMVSGIIYLAISASVLAFLWWNYGMNALGTNTASMYLYLVPVITALVSTIVLREWITLSQVIGGLFVAYGVFLTTRKRPQPVQLEISTKKSVM, encoded by the coding sequence ATGAAAAAAGTTATAATGCCACACCTACTATTGTTAGGTGCCTGTATTTGTTGGGGCGTAAACCCTGTCATTGGAAAAATACTGAATGAATCACTTCATCCCGTTGCCCTATCTACCCTTCGATGGTTAACTGCTCTCCTAATCCTCATCCCATTGACCCTATGGAGAGAGAAGATCGATTTTAGGAAGGTCCTGGCGCACTGGAAGCTCTTTTTCTTCACCGCCCTGTTTGGGGTCACCCTATTTCAGACCTGCACCTATATTGCCGTCAAGTTCACCAGTCCAACCAACACCATGCTCATCAATACGGCCACCCCCATTCTGATCGCTTGTTTCTATTATATTTTCCGAAAGGAGGTCCTTCATAGAATCCAAGTACTCGGTATGGTTTTGGCCACCGCAGGGGTGTGCATCGTCCTTTCCCAAGGAAAATTAGAAGCCCTGCTTTCCCTTGATTTCAATACGGGAGATCTGATTATGGTAGGTGCCGTACTGGCCTGGGCTGCCTATTCCATTTTGTCAAAGGAGCTCATGCAGCTGTTCCCCCTGCTTACGACCATCTCGATTACCAGCCTCATCGGAGTGGTGCTGTTAGTGCCAGCCTTCCTTTGGACGATCATCGAGCATCCAGTGACCGGAATGACGTGGGAAATGGTAAGCGGGATCATCTATTTAGCCATTAGCGCTTCGGTGCTCGCCTTCTTATGGTGGAATTACGGCATGAATGCCCTAGGAACCAATACTGCTTCCATGTATCTCTATCTAGTTCCCGTCATCACCGCTCTTGTTTCTACCATCGTTTTGCGGGAATGGATCACCCTAAGCCAGGTGATAGGCGGTCTGTTCGTAGCCTATGGCGTGTTCCTAACAACTAGAAAAAGACCGCAACCTGTACAATTGGAAATAAGCACAAAGAAAAGTGTCATGTAA
- a CDS encoding thioesterase family protein, with protein MQTEMQITVRSTEIDGNGHVNNAKYLEYLEWARQEWNTEVGLTPEALDQYGIKLVTVNININYKKESRHGQKLVVMTKVEKVGRSSFALSQTIHNEAGELVAEAVTTRVAVQKADAKSCAIPDELKEKFVIQVGG; from the coding sequence ATGCAGACGGAAATGCAAATTACGGTTCGATCAACCGAAATTGACGGAAATGGTCATGTGAACAATGCCAAATATCTGGAGTATTTAGAGTGGGCAAGACAGGAATGGAACACTGAGGTGGGTCTGACTCCTGAAGCCCTAGATCAATACGGAATCAAGCTGGTTACCGTCAATATCAACATTAATTATAAAAAGGAATCACGGCACGGGCAAAAGCTTGTCGTTATGACCAAGGTGGAAAAAGTCGGCCGTTCTAGCTTTGCTCTATCACAAACGATTCATAATGAAGCGGGCGAATTAGTCGCCGAGGCAGTAACGACTCGTGTAGCTGTTCAAAAAGCGGATGCGAAAAGCTGCGCGATTCCAGACGAGCTGAAGGAGAAGTTTGTCATTCAAGTGGGAGGCTAA
- a CDS encoding XdhC family protein has translation MSNIMKELLRCKREGRSGVLATIIQVEGSAYQKEGTKCFYSEDGILTGILSGGCVEQDIEEHAKDVLQQRKPKTIIYDFRGEASDLWGLGVGCNGAIQIFLELYNPIQQPDRSELIEMSVTRLIQETQTVVTIIDGPHPDRIGEKWLATERRDLSLAVWKLFHDRITPVPKLLVFGAGPDAVPVVKGAKDLGWHVTVADHRPGYLHQPPFGSADQLVYTPAGKAPAVELDAHTYVVIMSHHFEQDQLMLTHALPSDVPYIGVLGPRHRTQRLLEHMECQWEATKLKRIHSPIGLDIGSKTPEEIALSILSELTACYRGAMASSSLKEKAGEFHWYASVI, from the coding sequence ATGTCTAATATCATGAAGGAACTGCTCAGATGCAAAAGGGAAGGGCGATCCGGTGTCCTGGCCACCATTATTCAGGTTGAAGGCTCGGCTTATCAAAAGGAAGGGACGAAATGCTTCTATTCCGAGGATGGCATATTAACAGGAATTCTTAGCGGCGGCTGTGTGGAGCAAGACATCGAAGAACATGCTAAGGACGTTTTGCAGCAGCGCAAGCCCAAAACGATTATCTATGATTTTCGCGGAGAAGCAAGTGACCTTTGGGGATTGGGCGTCGGCTGCAATGGGGCTATTCAGATTTTTTTAGAGCTCTACAATCCCATTCAACAGCCTGATCGCTCCGAACTGATAGAAATGTCAGTGACCCGGCTGATTCAGGAAACCCAAACGGTCGTCACTATCATCGATGGTCCTCATCCCGACAGGATTGGGGAGAAGTGGTTGGCAACGGAGCGAAGGGACCTATCGCTTGCGGTGTGGAAGCTTTTTCATGATCGCATCACACCGGTTCCCAAGCTGCTCGTGTTTGGCGCTGGGCCAGACGCTGTTCCTGTGGTGAAGGGAGCCAAGGACTTGGGGTGGCATGTGACCGTGGCGGACCATCGCCCAGGCTATCTCCACCAGCCTCCCTTCGGCAGTGCGGATCAGCTCGTTTATACGCCAGCGGGGAAGGCGCCTGCCGTGGAGCTCGATGCCCATACCTATGTCGTGATCATGAGCCATCACTTCGAGCAGGATCAATTGATGCTGACTCATGCGCTCCCGTCGGATGTGCCTTATATTGGGGTATTGGGTCCAAGGCATCGTACGCAAAGGCTGCTGGAACATATGGAATGTCAATGGGAGGCTACAAAATTAAAACGCATTCATAGCCCTATCGGATTGGATATCGGCTCGAAAACGCCGGAGGAAATTGCCCTTAGCATTCTAAGCGAACTGACCGCTTGCTATCGGGGAGCCATGGCCTCCTCCTCGCTTAAAGAAAAGGCAGGAGAGTTTCATTGGTATGCATCCGTCATCTAA
- a CDS encoding NTP transferase domain-containing protein produces the protein MHPSSKPTRTIWGLVLAAGLSRRMGSPKLILPFKGRPMIQHMIHSAVQSKLDGVAVVINPQWKELEEAVQASGADRMVRNEEAEQGMSTSLIEGLKSLPLEADAVMVLLGDQPHMQSAIIDQLVERFYRVENPIIQATYRGQKSHPVIFTRDLFPQLLKVKGDQGGKDIIRSLSDQIEWVEFDDEPINDIDTMEDYARLIGEEVRR, from the coding sequence ATGCATCCGTCATCTAAGCCGACAAGAACCATTTGGGGATTAGTCTTGGCTGCAGGGCTTTCCCGGCGAATGGGTTCTCCCAAGCTGATCCTCCCTTTTAAAGGAAGGCCAATGATCCAGCATATGATCCATTCAGCCGTGCAATCCAAGCTGGATGGGGTCGCTGTGGTGATCAACCCGCAGTGGAAGGAGCTGGAGGAGGCCGTTCAAGCTTCAGGTGCGGATCGTATGGTCCGAAATGAGGAGGCCGAGCAAGGGATGTCGACATCTTTAATCGAAGGATTGAAGTCGCTCCCGCTAGAGGCGGATGCGGTGATGGTTCTACTAGGCGATCAGCCGCACATGCAGTCGGCAATCATCGATCAATTAGTAGAACGGTTTTATCGAGTTGAAAACCCGATCATTCAAGCGACTTACAGAGGCCAGAAAAGTCACCCGGTGATCTTTACTAGAGATCTTTTTCCTCAGCTCCTAAAGGTGAAGGGGGATCAGGGCGGAAAGGACATCATTCGAAGCTTGTCCGATCAGATAGAGTGGGTCGAGTTTGATGACGAACCCATAAATGACATCGATACGATGGAAGATTATGCAAGATTAATAGGCGAGGAGGTTCGTAGATGA
- a CDS encoding carbon monoxide dehydrogenase subunit G translates to MSMNGKGSITLEAGVEQAWDVLLNPEVLAKCIMGCNKLELVEEGKYKADLSVGIAAVKGSYSSTIELADLEKPKRYKLIVKGEGGPGHVEATGVVDLSAVDANTTTLNYEYEAEVGGKVAMIGQRMLGGVAKLIINDFFKKFSKEVKQAVGS, encoded by the coding sequence ATGAGCATGAATGGAAAGGGAAGTATCACATTAGAAGCTGGAGTGGAGCAAGCATGGGATGTCCTGCTGAACCCGGAGGTTTTGGCCAAGTGCATTATGGGCTGCAATAAGCTGGAGCTGGTGGAAGAAGGCAAGTATAAAGCGGATTTGTCCGTCGGGATCGCAGCGGTAAAAGGAAGCTATTCCTCTACGATCGAATTGGCGGATCTGGAGAAACCGAAGCGCTATAAGCTGATTGTGAAAGGGGAAGGCGGCCCGGGACATGTGGAAGCGACCGGGGTGGTCGACCTGTCAGCCGTGGATGCGAATACCACCACTTTGAATTATGAGTATGAGGCAGAGGTTGGCGGAAAAGTGGCCATGATCGGCCAGCGCATGCTCGGTGGTGTGGCGAAGCTGATTATTAATGACTTTTTCAAAAAGTTCAGCAAAGAGGTTAAACAAGCCGTAGGTTCATAA
- a CDS encoding aldehyde dehydrogenase family protein, with product MSVKTYRYSEWSKMFINGSWREGSSDKYCKVTNPYNHEVLTQFKYASKNDIDEAYQTAEKAQAYWKNVSAYERISVLERAAQIVQNKKEELVQLLVEETGSSQLKASIEVDCSIADIKAAFSYPMMMEGSIRPSAIPGKENRVYRDPVGVVGAITPWNWPLYLTIRVVAPAIATGNSVVLKPDSQTPISGGLVIAKIFEEAGLPNGILNVTVADLEEIGDSFVEHSVPSVISFTGSTAAGRHVGSLAVKHLKKPALELGGNNAFIVLDDADIDQAVSAASFGKFLHSGQICIAMNRIIVDRKIYDPFVEKFLNSASQIKVGNPADPETIIGPLINRKQVDRALNLVEQSVAEGAKLIRRGHVEGNLMEPFVLVDATNEMSIAQNEAFAPIACIIPVDSEEEAVRVANDTPFGLSGAVFSGSIERGINVALQVKTGMIHVNDQTVNVEPNVPFGGEKSSGIGRYCGEWALEEFTTVKWVSVQKQPRQYPFS from the coding sequence ATGTCAGTTAAAACTTATAGATACTCAGAATGGAGTAAAATGTTCATTAATGGTTCTTGGAGAGAAGGGTCTAGCGATAAATATTGCAAGGTTACGAATCCTTATAACCATGAGGTATTAACACAATTCAAATATGCAAGCAAGAACGATATTGATGAAGCTTACCAAACAGCTGAAAAGGCCCAAGCCTATTGGAAAAATGTATCCGCTTACGAAAGAATAAGCGTTCTAGAAAGAGCAGCACAAATTGTTCAAAACAAAAAAGAAGAGCTTGTACAGCTTCTTGTAGAAGAGACAGGGAGTTCTCAATTGAAGGCGAGTATTGAAGTCGATTGTTCCATAGCAGATATAAAAGCTGCGTTTTCTTACCCCATGATGATGGAGGGGTCGATTCGCCCTTCTGCCATACCAGGAAAAGAAAATCGAGTATATCGCGACCCCGTAGGAGTGGTTGGTGCGATAACCCCCTGGAACTGGCCATTATACTTAACAATACGCGTCGTTGCACCAGCCATTGCTACAGGCAATAGCGTGGTTCTTAAACCAGATTCGCAAACGCCGATCTCCGGTGGACTTGTCATTGCCAAAATTTTTGAAGAAGCTGGACTTCCTAATGGCATATTGAACGTGACGGTTGCGGATCTTGAGGAGATTGGAGATTCATTTGTCGAACACTCCGTTCCAAGTGTGATTTCCTTTACAGGTTCAACAGCAGCAGGAAGACATGTTGGTTCATTAGCTGTGAAGCATCTTAAGAAACCAGCGCTAGAATTAGGAGGGAATAATGCTTTTATTGTGCTAGACGATGCGGATATCGACCAAGCCGTTTCTGCTGCATCATTTGGTAAATTCCTACACTCCGGTCAGATTTGTATTGCGATGAACCGCATTATTGTGGATCGAAAAATATATGATCCTTTTGTAGAGAAATTCTTAAATTCAGCCTCCCAAATCAAGGTCGGCAACCCAGCAGATCCTGAAACTATAATAGGACCGCTTATTAACCGCAAACAAGTCGATAGGGCATTGAACTTAGTTGAACAGAGCGTCGCAGAGGGAGCTAAGTTGATTAGAAGAGGTCATGTTGAAGGGAATCTGATGGAACCTTTCGTTCTTGTGGATGCTACTAATGAAATGTCCATTGCCCAAAATGAAGCTTTTGCCCCTATTGCATGCATCATCCCGGTCGATAGTGAAGAAGAGGCTGTTCGGGTGGCAAATGATACTCCATTTGGATTAAGTGGAGCGGTTTTCTCCGGTTCTATTGAAAGAGGGATAAACGTAGCGCTACAGGTTAAGACAGGAATGATCCATGTTAATGATCAGACGGTTAACGTAGAACCCAATGTTCCGTTCGGCGGGGAGAAGAGTTCCGGTATAGGCCGATATTGCGGGGAATGGGCACTCGAAGAGTTTACAACAGTGAAATGGGTTTCTGTTCAAAAGCAACCTAGACAATATCCATTTTCGTAA
- a CDS encoding xanthine dehydrogenase family protein molybdopterin-binding subunit: MSSLGKPMNRVEDARLLTGKGTYIDDLPVFPNTKQVMIMRSTLPHARIKSIDVSEALKMAGVEGILTGQDLRQDLDYLPVGVTAPVEYYPIAIEKVRYVGEPIAVIVAKNRYIAEDAMEKIKVEYDPLPAVVDVEQAAEPDAPILHEQVGSNVANHRYFHYGNADQAFAEADHIIKHKFKFPKYSATPVETYGVLASYDHASEVHTVHANFHGPFILHSLMAKALKVPSSHLRLITPKDNGGSYGIKAGLVPYIVLMSAVSKKLGLPVKWIEDRQEHLMSSSSGTDRVTYIEAAVKKDGKVTGFRMKFIDNVGAYIRAPEPACLYRNHGNTTGAYDVANLELETMAVMSNKCPTGLIRGYGGQQTYFPLERMMHIIAQELQLDPVDVIRKNLIATEKFPFRTATGGVYDSGDYVKAFNLVVETGKYQELRQRQEEARKEGRHLGIGFACIVEPSGSNMGYVTIALTPEERAKSLPKSGCPEAATVSIDPMGNVTVRISTTPSGQGHETVTAQIVSDVLGIPAERIRVIAELDTNTSAWSIASGSYSSRFAALGSSAVYHAAGKVKAKLIKIASSLLHTSEDELELQEGKVFVKEQPEKQVPLRRLTGLAHWNPADLPADMEAGIYETAYFSLPQAIQPDENDLINSSATYGFVADLVLVEVMPDTGEVRIEDYFTVHDAGTLLNPKIVDGQIYGGLAHGIGGALYEELMYDHRGQFLTGSFMDYLCPTAPEIPRVTLKHIETPSPLTPLGAKGLGEGNTMSAPAAVANAVSDALEGFGVKIDTLPLSPNYIWKLLR; this comes from the coding sequence ATGAGTTCGCTAGGAAAGCCCATGAATCGGGTGGAAGATGCCCGACTTTTGACCGGCAAGGGGACCTATATTGATGATTTGCCGGTTTTTCCGAACACGAAGCAAGTGATGATCATGCGCAGCACGCTTCCGCATGCCCGGATTAAAAGCATTGATGTTAGCGAAGCGCTTAAAATGGCAGGCGTAGAGGGCATCCTGACAGGCCAGGATCTGCGCCAGGATCTCGATTATCTGCCAGTGGGGGTAACGGCCCCGGTGGAATATTACCCGATCGCCATCGAGAAGGTTCGATATGTCGGGGAGCCCATTGCGGTGATTGTGGCAAAGAATCGCTATATCGCTGAGGATGCCATGGAAAAAATCAAGGTGGAATATGATCCGCTTCCCGCTGTAGTGGATGTGGAACAGGCCGCGGAACCCGATGCCCCCATCCTGCATGAACAGGTTGGATCCAATGTAGCCAACCATCGCTATTTCCATTATGGGAATGCCGATCAGGCTTTTGCGGAAGCCGACCATATCATCAAGCACAAGTTTAAATTTCCTAAATATAGCGCAACCCCGGTAGAAACCTATGGCGTCCTGGCCAGTTATGATCACGCTTCGGAAGTCCATACGGTGCACGCTAATTTTCACGGCCCGTTTATTCTTCATTCCTTGATGGCGAAGGCCTTGAAAGTGCCAAGCAGCCACTTGCGGCTCATTACACCGAAGGATAACGGAGGAAGCTACGGGATTAAAGCCGGCTTGGTTCCGTATATCGTCCTGATGTCTGCCGTAAGCAAGAAGCTGGGGCTCCCTGTGAAGTGGATTGAGGACAGACAAGAGCACTTGATGAGCAGCTCCAGCGGGACGGACCGGGTCACGTATATTGAAGCCGCGGTCAAGAAGGATGGCAAGGTCACCGGATTTCGGATGAAGTTTATCGATAACGTAGGAGCGTATATCCGCGCCCCGGAACCGGCTTGTCTTTACCGGAATCATGGGAATACGACGGGTGCCTATGATGTTGCGAACCTAGAGCTCGAAACGATGGCCGTGATGAGCAACAAATGTCCGACGGGATTAATCCGCGGCTATGGCGGCCAGCAAACCTATTTTCCTCTAGAACGCATGATGCACATCATCGCTCAGGAGCTTCAGCTGGATCCGGTTGACGTAATACGTAAAAACCTGATCGCGACGGAAAAGTTTCCGTTTCGCACGGCTACTGGCGGTGTGTACGACAGCGGAGATTATGTTAAAGCGTTTAACCTGGTGGTGGAAACGGGGAAATATCAGGAATTGCGACAACGTCAGGAAGAGGCGAGAAAAGAAGGCCGACACCTGGGAATCGGGTTCGCTTGTATCGTAGAACCGTCCGGCTCCAACATGGGCTATGTCACCATCGCCCTCACGCCGGAGGAACGGGCGAAATCCTTGCCTAAATCCGGGTGTCCGGAAGCGGCAACGGTGTCCATTGATCCGATGGGAAATGTCACCGTACGAATCAGTACAACACCGTCCGGCCAGGGGCATGAAACGGTCACCGCACAGATCGTATCGGATGTACTGGGCATTCCCGCTGAACGAATCCGTGTAATCGCTGAACTTGATACCAATACGAGCGCCTGGTCGATTGCATCGGGTAGCTACTCCAGCCGATTTGCCGCTCTTGGATCCAGTGCCGTGTACCATGCCGCAGGCAAAGTAAAAGCGAAGCTGATCAAGATTGCCTCGTCTTTGCTCCACACGTCAGAAGACGAATTAGAGCTGCAAGAGGGCAAAGTGTTTGTGAAGGAGCAGCCGGAAAAGCAGGTTCCCTTAAGGAGGCTGACGGGACTGGCACACTGGAATCCAGCAGACCTGCCAGCTGACATGGAGGCCGGTATCTATGAAACCGCGTATTTCTCGCTGCCTCAAGCGATCCAGCCGGATGAGAACGATTTGATCAATTCTTCAGCAACCTATGGTTTTGTCGCGGACTTGGTGCTGGTGGAAGTGATGCCGGATACGGGAGAGGTGAGGATCGAAGATTACTTCACCGTACATGATGCCGGAACGCTATTAAATCCGAAGATTGTAGATGGCCAAATCTATGGCGGTCTAGCGCATGGCATAGGTGGAGCGCTATATGAAGAGCTGATGTATGATCATCGCGGGCAGTTCCTGACCGGTTCGTTCATGGATTACTTATGTCCGACGGCTCCTGAGATTCCGCGTGTGACCCTGAAGCATATCGAGACCCCGTCACCACTAACCCCGCTGGGGGCGAAGGGACTGGGGGAGGGCAATACGATGAGCGCGCCGGCAGCGGTGGCGAACGCCGTGAGCGATGCCCTGGAAGGTTTTGGTGTGAAGATTGATACGTTGCCTTTGAGCCCGAATTATATTTGGAAATTACTTCGATAG
- a CDS encoding NAD(P)-dependent alcohol dehydrogenase — MLTKAAITHGKGEPFQIEEITIDDPKAGEVLIRIHATGVCHTDLIVRDQYYPVPLPAVLGHEGAGIVEKVGEGVTSVKEGDHVVLSFSSCGDCTNCRSGNPYACSQFFELNFTGKMKDGTCRLHKDGQDISNFFGQASFAYYSVASERNVVKVPKDVPLDILGPLGCGIQTGSGAVLNKLKPNAGSSIVIFGCGSVGLSAVMAAKVASCTTIIGVDVQDSRLELAKELGATHTINPKETNTVEEILKITGMGVNYSIETTSRPEVLRQAVDCLATLGRAVVIGAPPIGTEVSLDVNTVLFERSVTGVLLGSAVPQLFIPKLIELYKQGKFPFDKLITFYSLEEINQAGADSESGVTIKPVLRIG; from the coding sequence ATGTTAACAAAAGCAGCAATAACTCATGGTAAAGGGGAACCATTTCAAATCGAGGAAATTACAATTGACGATCCTAAAGCAGGGGAAGTTTTAATCCGCATTCATGCTACAGGTGTTTGCCACACGGACTTGATTGTTAGAGACCAGTATTATCCGGTTCCTTTGCCTGCAGTTTTAGGACATGAGGGTGCCGGAATCGTTGAAAAAGTAGGAGAAGGGGTCACAAGTGTTAAAGAAGGGGATCATGTTGTACTTTCATTTAGCTCGTGTGGAGACTGCACAAATTGCAGGAGTGGGAATCCGTATGCCTGCTCTCAATTTTTTGAGTTGAATTTTACTGGAAAAATGAAGGATGGAACTTGCAGATTACACAAAGATGGACAGGATATTTCGAATTTTTTTGGTCAAGCCAGTTTTGCGTATTATTCTGTTGCTTCTGAAAGGAATGTGGTTAAAGTTCCAAAGGATGTACCGCTTGATATCTTAGGACCCTTAGGTTGTGGCATTCAGACAGGCAGTGGGGCTGTTCTTAATAAACTAAAGCCAAATGCTGGATCAAGTATCGTTATTTTTGGGTGTGGCTCAGTGGGGCTAAGTGCAGTCATGGCTGCTAAAGTAGCCAGTTGTACCACTATTATTGGGGTTGATGTTCAAGATAGTCGATTGGAATTAGCGAAAGAACTTGGCGCAACCCACACCATCAATCCTAAGGAAACAAATACAGTGGAAGAAATTTTGAAAATAACAGGAATGGGAGTCAATTATTCTATCGAAACTACAAGTCGCCCTGAAGTATTGCGCCAAGCAGTTGATTGCCTGGCTACTCTAGGCCGTGCCGTTGTTATTGGGGCACCTCCTATTGGTACGGAAGTTAGCTTGGATGTAAATACCGTTTTATTTGAAAGATCCGTAACCGGTGTTTTACTTGGTTCTGCAGTACCACAACTATTTATCCCAAAATTAATTGAGCTCTATAAACAAGGGAAATTCCCATTTGATAAATTAATTACATTCTATAGCTTAGAAGAAATAAACCAGGCAGGCGCGGATTCGGAATCTGGTGTTACAATCAAGCCAGTACTCAGAATCGGGTAA